GCCCGACGAGTACCGGGAGATCAAGACGCTGAAGAACTCCCGTCGGTACACGACCGACGAGTTGGAGGAGCGGGAGCGGGAGATCCTCCGCTTGGAGGAGGCCCGCGGCGAGTTGGAGTACGACCTGTTTCGGGAGCTTCGGGACCGGGTGGCCGCCCGCGCCGAACTCCTGCAGGAAGTGGGCCGGACGCTGGCGGCGGTCGACGCCCTCGCCTCGCTCGCGACCCACGCGGTGAGTCAGGACTGGACGCGACCGGACGTGGTGGAGTCGGGACCGCTCGTCGTCGAGGCCGGCCGCCACCCGGTCGTCGAGACGACGACGGACTTCGTGCCCAACGACGTGACCCTGCGCGAGGACCGACGATTTCTGCTGGTGACCGGCCCGAACATGTCGGGCAAGTCGACGTACATGCGGCAGGCGGCGCTGATCGTCCTCCTCGCGCAGGCGGGGAGTTTCGTCCCCGCTCGCTCCGCGACGGTGGGCGTCGTCGACGGCATCTACACCCGTGTGGGCGCGCTCGACGAACTCGCGGGCGGCCGCTCGACGTTCATGGTCGAGATGCAGGAGTTGAGCAACATCCTCCACTCCGCGACGGAGGAGTCGCTGGTCGTCCTCGACGAAGTCGGCCGCGGCACCGCCACCTACGACGGCATCTCCATCGCGTGGGCGACGACGGAGTACGTCCACAACCAGATCGGCTGTAAGTGCCTGTTCGCCACGCACTACCACGAACTGACGGCCCTCGCGGACCACCTGCCGCGCGTGGAGAACGTCCACGTCGCCGTCGCGGGCGACGGTGACGACGGGGACGACGTGACCTTCCTGCGGACCATCGAGGAGGGGCCGACCGACCGGAGCTACGGCGTCCACGTCGCGGACCTCGCGGGCGTACCCGGGCCGGTCGTCGACCGCTCGCGGGACGTACTCGACCGCCTCCGGGAGGAGCGAGCCATCGAGGCGCGGGGGGCGGAGACGGGAAGCGACGGCGAGACGACGCAGGCCGTCTTCGACCTGTCGGCGGGAACGATGCGGACCGGTGCGGACGGCGGAACGGCGACGGCGGAGACGGAGCCGTCGCTCCCGGCCGACATCGAGGCGGTGCTGGACGAACTCGAAGCGGTGAACGTCGATGAGACGCCGCCAGTCGAACTGCTGTCGAAGGTGCAGTCGTGGCAGCGGCGGTTAGAGGATTAATCCAGGTCCGGCCGCGACAGCTCCGTCTCGTGGCACGTGATGAACTCGAGCATGACGGGCGTGCCCTCCTCGGTTTTCCGGATGCCGCGCTCGATGGCGTCGGCCACCTCGTTCGGGTCCGTGACCTGTTCGCCGTAGCCGCCGAGACCCTCCGCGACGGTGGCGAAGTCGCCGCCGAAGGGGGTGTCGTAGCCCGCCATCTCGTAGTTGTTCAGCAGGATCGAGAGGATGGGGAGGTCGTAGCGGACGGCCGTCTCGAAGTCGAGGCCGGTCATGCCGATGGCGCCGTCGCCCCAGACGTTGATGCAGAGCTTCTCGGGGTGGGCGAGTTTGGCGCCCATCGCGAGGCCGAGGCCGTAGCCCAGTTGCGTCGTCTTGCCCCAGCCGATGTAGCCGAGGGGTTCCGGGGACTCCCAGAACGGCGCGACGAAGTCGCGGGCGTTGCCGGCGTCGTGGGTGATGATCGCCTCGGACGCGTCGACGACGTTCGTCAGTTCGTCGATCACGCGGTAGGGGTTGATCGGCGCCTCGTCGGATTCCAGCTTGGGGCGCCACTCGTCGAGCCAGGCCTCTTTGACCTCGGCGATTTCGGCGGCCACGTCGTCGGCGCGGCCGCGGGGACCGTCGAGGCGTTCCTCGACTTCGTCGACCATGGCTTCGAGGACGAGTTTCGCGTCGCCGAGGACGGCGTGGTCCGCCTCCACGTCCTTGTTCACGTCCGTCGCGTCGAGCGTCGAGTGGACGATGGTGTTGTCCGTCGGAACGGTGATGCCGTAGGCGGTGTCGGTGAAGCTGGTGCCGACGCCGAAGAGGAGGTCACACTCGTCGAGGAAGTGTGCGAGCTGTCCGGGTTCGCTCTTCGAGCCCGCGCCGAGCGAGAGCCGGTGGTCCTCGGGGAAGGCGCTCTTGCCGTTCAGGCTGGTGGCGACGGGTGCTTCCGTGAGTTCGGCGAGTTCCTGCAGTGCGTCCCAGCCCTCGGCGTAGTGGACGCCCTGCCCGGCGTAGATGACCGGCCGCTCGGCGTCGAGCAGGCGGTCGACTGCCTCCGAGACGGCCGCGGGATCGGCGCCGGGACGGGAGGTGATCCCCGGCGTATAGTCGAACGGCTCCACCTCGTGGTAGAAGACGTCTTTCGGCACCTCGACGACGGCGGGGCGCGGGCGCCCGTTGCGCGCCGCGCTGAACGCGCGGCGGACCGTCTCGGCGACGGCGTCGGCGTCGGTCAGCTGCTCGCAGGACTTCGAGATTTGCTGGTAGTTGACGAGGGAGCTGAACTTGGGATCGGTGTCGTTGTTCGACTGGTCGTAGCCGGCGGGGAAGGCGACGAGCGGAACCGACTCGCCGTAGGCCTGTGCGACACCCCCGAAGGAGTTCTCGGTGCCCGGACCGTGCTGACAGGCGAAGACGCCGACGGCGTTGCCCGAGGTGACACGGCTCAGCGCGTCGGCCATGTGCGCGCCCGTCCGTTCCTGTCGAACGATGATCTTCTGGATGCCCTTCTCCGCGAGCACACCCGTATCGAACAGCGGGTTCGACGGGAACCCGAACACGTACTCCACTCCCTCCTCGACGAGGATATCCGCAATCGCTTCCGTGAGGTCCATGAACTCGTACCCCCTGCCTGGTACATAATGTTATACACTCTATCCTTCACGAATAATGCGCGCTCATCCGGATGAAACGCTCGAAAGCGTCGGTAGCGCGTCACGATGAATCCCGGCCGCGGCAACTGGTTCGTCGGACAACAGGACTATTTCGCTCCGTGGCGACGTGACGGGTATGACGCACGTAGCCATCGTCGGCGGCGGCCCCGCGGGACTGAGCGCGGCACTGTTCACGGCGAAAAACGGTCTCGACGCCACGGTGTTCGACACGGACGAGACGTGGATGCACAAGGCCCACCTGTTCAACTACCCCGGCATCGGCTCCATCGGCGGCGACGCGTTCATGCAGGTAGCCCGCCAGCAGGTCGACGACTTCGGCGTCGACCGGCGACAGGGCGAGGAAGTCACGGGTGTCTCGGCCGACGGCGACGGCTTCACCGTCAGCACCGAGGACGGCGACCACGACGCCGACTACGTGGTGTTGGCGACGGGCGCCGACCGAAGCCTCGCGGAGGACCTCGGTTGCGAGACGGACGACGACGGCGTCGTGTCCGTTGGCGTCGAGATGGAGACGAGCGTCGCGGACGCCTACGCCACGGGCGCGATGGTGCGCGCCGAGGAGTGGCAGGCGGTCATCGCTGCGGGCGACGGCGCCGCCGCCGCGCTCAACATCCTGACCAAGGAGAAAGGCGAACATTACCACGACTTCGACGTGCCGGCGGACGCGACCGAGACGTTCGGCGGGATGGTCGACGAGGTGTAGGGCGTGTGGTGAACGTCTCGGTCGGTGGGCCGAGACGGTCGGCGGGATGGTCGACGAGGTGTAGGGCGTGTGGTGAACGTCTCGGTCGGTGGGCCGAGACGGTCGGCCGGATGGTCGACGGCGGTGAACACCGGCCCAACGTACAAGCCCTCGGCGCCCCTACCGGATTCCATGTCCGCACTCGCCGACGAACCGTGCGAAGCCTGTACGAGTGACGACGAACCACTCACCCCCGAGGAGTACGAGGGGTATCTCGACGGCGTCCGATCGGACGTCTGGGAGGTCGTCGACGACCACCACCTCCACGCTCACTACGAGTTCGACGACTTCCGCGACGCCCTGGAGTTCACCTACGAAATCGGCGAACTCGCGGAGGAGGAGTGGCACCACCCCGACATCGCGCTCGCGTGGGGAGAGGTGGAAGTGGAGATGTGGACCCACAAGATCGACGGCCTCCACAAGACCGACTTCGTGATGGCGGCGCGGATGGACCGCCTCTACGAACCGTACGAACCCGACGAGTAGTCGATCCCAGTCCTTATCCCTCCGAACGCCGATTTCGAGGTATGGCTATCACTGCTGGCGATACGGTTACCATCGAGTACACCGGCCGTCTCGAGGACGGCTCCGTGTTCGACACGACGGACGAGGCGGTCGCCGAGGAGGCCGGCCTCCTCGAGGAACAGCCCAACCGGGAGTTCGAACCGCTCACGGTCGAGGTGGGCGAGGGCAACCTCATCGAAGGGATGGAGGACGGGCTGATTGGCCTCGAAGCCGGCGACTCCGAGACGGTCACGATCCCGCCGGAGGAAGCGTACGGCGAGGCGTCGGACGACCAGAGCCGCGAGTTCGGCCGCGAGGACTTCGAGTCGATGGTCGGCCAGGAGGCCGCCGAGGGGATGCAGGTGCAGGCACAGGGGGGCGCGACCGGCACGGTCGCCGCCGTCGACGACGACACCGTGACGGTGAGTTTCCAACATCCGCTGGCGGGCGAGACGCTGACGTTCGACATCGGCGTGCTGTCGGTCGAGTAGGTCGACCGTGGCGTTGATGGTCCCGCCGGTCGTCCTGCGACCGTGAGCGAGACGCCGACCATCCACGAACTCGACGACGCGACGGTTCGCCGCATCGCCGCCGGCGAGGTGGTCGAGCGCCCCGCCAGCGTCGTGAAGGAACTGCTAGAGAACAGCCTCGACGCCAGCGCCTCGCGCGTGACCGTCGCCGTCGAGGGCGGCGGCGTCGAGGGTGTGCGCGTCCGCGACGACGGCGTCGGCATGACCGCCGCGGACCTCGAACGCGCCGTCGAGGAACACACGACGAGCAAGATCAGCGGCGGCGACGACCTGGAGGCCGTCGGGACCCTCGGGTTCCGGGGCGAAGCGCTCCACACCATCGGCGCCGTCTCGCGACTGACGATCCGCTCTCGACCCCGTTCGGGCGGACGGGGTCACGAACTCGTCGTCGAGGGCGGCGACGCTGGCGAGGTGCAGCCGTCGGGCTGTCCACCGGGGACCGTCGTCGAAGTCGCGGACCTGTTCTACAACACGCCGGCGCGTCGGAAATTTCTCAAGACCGAGGCGACGGAGTTCGACCACGTCAATCGCGTGGTGACGCAGTACGCCCTCGCCAACCCGGACGTGGCGACGACGCTCGAACACGACGGGCGGGAGGTGTTCTCGACGGCGGGGAGCGGCGACCTCGAATCGGCGATCCTCGCCGTCTACGGCCGGGACGTGGCCTCGGCGATGGTCGACGTCGAGACGGAGCCCGAGGACGGTCCCGTGACCGCCGTCTCGGGGCTGGTGAGCCACCCCGAGACGACGCGGGCCGGCCG
This window of the Haloplanus rubicundus genome carries:
- a CDS encoding thiamine pyrophosphate-requiring protein, coding for MDLTEAIADILVEEGVEYVFGFPSNPLFDTGVLAEKGIQKIIVRQERTGAHMADALSRVTSGNAVGVFACQHGPGTENSFGGVAQAYGESVPLVAFPAGYDQSNNDTDPKFSSLVNYQQISKSCEQLTDADAVAETVRRAFSAARNGRPRPAVVEVPKDVFYHEVEPFDYTPGITSRPGADPAAVSEAVDRLLDAERPVIYAGQGVHYAEGWDALQELAELTEAPVATSLNGKSAFPEDHRLSLGAGSKSEPGQLAHFLDECDLLFGVGTSFTDTAYGITVPTDNTIVHSTLDATDVNKDVEADHAVLGDAKLVLEAMVDEVEERLDGPRGRADDVAAEIAEVKEAWLDEWRPKLESDEAPINPYRVIDELTNVVDASEAIITHDAGNARDFVAPFWESPEPLGYIGWGKTTQLGYGLGLAMGAKLAHPEKLCINVWGDGAIGMTGLDFETAVRYDLPILSILLNNYEMAGYDTPFGGDFATVAEGLGGYGEQVTDPNEVADAIERGIRKTEEGTPVMLEFITCHETELSRPDLD
- a CDS encoding NAD(P)/FAD-dependent oxidoreductase — encoded protein: MTHVAIVGGGPAGLSAALFTAKNGLDATVFDTDETWMHKAHLFNYPGIGSIGGDAFMQVARQQVDDFGVDRRQGEEVTGVSADGDGFTVSTEDGDHDADYVVLATGADRSLAEDLGCETDDDGVVSVGVEMETSVADAYATGAMVRAEEWQAVIAAGDGAAAALNILTKEKGEHYHDFDVPADATETFGGMVDEV
- a CDS encoding 4a-hydroxytetrahydrobiopterin dehydratase; its protein translation is MSALADEPCEACTSDDEPLTPEEYEGYLDGVRSDVWEVVDDHHLHAHYEFDDFRDALEFTYEIGELAEEEWHHPDIALAWGEVEVEMWTHKIDGLHKTDFVMAARMDRLYEPYEPDE
- a CDS encoding FKBP-type peptidyl-prolyl cis-trans isomerase; translated protein: MAITAGDTVTIEYTGRLEDGSVFDTTDEAVAEEAGLLEEQPNREFEPLTVEVGEGNLIEGMEDGLIGLEAGDSETVTIPPEEAYGEASDDQSREFGREDFESMVGQEAAEGMQVQAQGGATGTVAAVDDDTVTVSFQHPLAGETLTFDIGVLSVE